In Plasmodium chabaudi chabaudi strain AS genome assembly, chromosome: 9, the sequence AAACTAATATAGGCATGTCATAaccaaacaaaaaattataattcaaAGAGTTTGataatttgaaatattacAGTTATGGAAATCATTTTGTCGTATTTAAATTGGCAGCAATTGTTTTAAGAATATTGaaaattcataaatttatgtttattttattatatttttttaatatataatacgaTTCAAGACAGTAATATATACTAATATTTTTCGTTGTATATTGTCAATATAAAGtaaaaacattttgaaAGCACAAACTCTACACACCACGACAAGTATATATGCTATATAGAGCCCtatatactatatttgTACAGTTACAATATattacttatttatataaacatttatatgaattttaaaaaaaaaatttttttaaaatataaaacaaattttaattaaagtttttttttatatgtctatgcaaaaaaatttgcatattaaaaaatagggTTTTCTCACACCGTTttgtgtaaaaaataagataaaatcgtaaaaataatcaaacaaattaaatagtaaaactatatatattgttaaaagttttttacataattgTTATGAAGTATGGATGTTTATATGCAATTTTTAAAGCAAATACAACAAACTCTCATtgactttttatttattcctaAAAATACACTTTAATAAAACTTTAAATTGGTTAagcattaatatatttgtgaCAATAAAGTTATGGGTTACTCATAAGATTAGCAACTGATTCAGCAACGTCAGGCTCAAGAAATTTTAAAccattatcatattttgaaaCATCTTTACttataagtatattaaaataaaaacttttatttttacataaatcCGTATAGTTtccatcattttttgttttaataaaataacctTTAAAATTCAAAGCTGAATTATTTACAAGCAATTCAAGATATTCTTTTGCCATCTTATGGaacttttcattttctggTCCTGTTTCGTATTTTATTAAGTCTTGTTCTAATTTTTGGttaaatttatcataaaTCAAATCTTTTAAATCTTTAGTTAATTTCCATATATTGGCACAAAATTTTTCTTCAAAGTCATATTTATGCATGTGCTGTGAAATTagatatttaataatatccTTTATATAagctataaaatatgatgaaCCTTTTATTAATCCTTCTTTACCATTTTcagttaattttattttcaaacttTGAGAAGAATTATCTATGTATATATCGAAGTCTGTAATAATACAATGATAATTGCCACcttcatatgtatattttatattttttgatccATCACGAACAGTATCATGAACTATTTGAAGATATGGAACATGGTTTTTTTCGACATGTTCGAATGCTATAGTTGGCTGAGCTACCGAAGCATATGCAATCGGTTTGTGATTGTTATTGTTTTCATCTTGAAAGGTTGCAGCCTTAACATTTGAAAAAGTTActagtataaaaaatgataatataatactccacatttttataaataataaaataagaaattctaaaaatgctaattttaatatatatatatatctaaaggtttatattaaaaaggtaataattatttaaaattaatttattttataatattaaaaaaagtcttaatgcatttattttaatataaggCAAATAAGTAAAATTTACATAAGCATACTTCaatttgaataataaaataagcatataataataatagtaataatagtaataataataataaattttcctattttaatattaataaaaattaatcaCTATATTTAGCAACACTGTAgttgtattattatgcatTGCTAGCATGCTCATAAATacattatgtatatttttttattatattattaatacataGATAAATGCAGTGTATCGCAATATTATCGTTTTTTTACGCTATTTTTACTGAGAATAactaaatatgtattaatagCATtagaatgaaaaataaatttttattttttataaattaattgtaAAACAACGTCAAAAGTCATACTCTtccattaatatatgttatatacatattattatttaatgaacatatattaatgtaataaatgcaaataaatatctaCATTGgtacttatatattttttattgttctGCTTTCttcctttattattatgctgTTCTAAAACTGATACAACCATGTGAAAaccaaacaaaaaatttgaaaccaaataatttgataatttaaaatattacagTTAAGTAAACCATTATgccatttttcttttaaaggGAATTagaatgataaaattatgtttatttattattatatttttttatatataatactattATGCCAAGAcactaatatatattaatatttttcgttATATATTGTCAATATAAAGTAAAAACCTTTTGAAAGCATACACTTCCACCACcaaaataagtatatattctACGCTATGTACAGTCATATATACTAGATTTGTGCGCTATAATAATgtcttatttatataaacatttatgcaattttaaaaacttttcta encodes:
- a CDS encoding fam-d protein encodes the protein MWSIILSFFILVTFSNVKAATFQDENNNNHKPIAYASVAQPTIAFEHVEKNHVPYLQIVHDTVRDGSKNIKYTYEGGNYHCIITDFDIYIDNSSQSLKIKLTENGKEGLIKGSSYFIAYIKDIIKYLISQHMHKYDFEEKFCANIWKLTKDLKDLIYDKFNQKLEQDLIKYETGPENEKFHKMAKEYLELLVNNSALNFKGYFIKTKNDGNYTDLCKNKSFYFNILISKDVSKYDNGLKFLEPDVAESVANLMSNP